The sequence below is a genomic window from Brachyhypopomus gauderio isolate BG-103 chromosome 5, BGAUD_0.2, whole genome shotgun sequence.
TGTTTTTGTCTTTTAATAGACTGTTTGCAAAGAGGAGAGATATTCTTGGTCCATGGACAGTCAGAACCATTCCACATTCAACACAGATGGATTCTGTGTCATGTGGAGTTTTCACCATAATGGTAAATGAATGTGGCACACTTATGTGTTATTATAAGTTTGAGAACCTATGGACTTAAAACAATGATATTTTGCTATTTTTGGGTTTTAGTTTGCAGAATGTGTTCTTGATTGTAAGGATTTTCCCAACATCTGTATACTAAAGAAACGTAAAGACCTGGCTTCTGAGCTGTGGGCAGGACTAGGTAACTAATTTGGAgatttcatttatttaatttaacatCTGTACTTGTATAATTTCAGCTAATTTCACATGACTAATACTTAGTTTGTATGCATTCCTTAGATCGCAAAAGAAATTATTGCAGTTGTGGTGAAAGATTCCTGCCTAAAGATGGGGTacaaaaatattttagaataaaataaaagataaaTGTTACTCATTTAATTTTACAATTTTGCTTTTCATTGATGTCTCTTATCTCAAATGTACAAGGTTAAATGTAGTGCCTGCAGTGGGTATTTTCATGGCAAGTGCCTCAAAGCAAAAGGCCAGTGTGTCATCTGTGCAGGTATGTGCAGCTTTTTTAGTTAGGGTTTTTAAGCACTCCTATTAATTTGCTACCCTCCTCTACCTGGTTGGTTGTGGCTTCTTCTGTCAAAGGATAAATTCTTTGGATCTTTTCAGCTGGCTGTAGCAGCACTGAGCAGGTCAACACTGATGTCTGTGAGACCAGTCAGAAGAGTGAGTATTTATGTAAGCTCACTGGATGTTTAAATTAGGAAAAGAGACAAAAAATAGATAATTGAATGCATTTTATGGAGCCTATGAGTATTAATTGGCATGTTATACTATACAATATGAACTTAAATGTTTGTAATTAACTTCTTTTTTCCATCATCTTCAAAAAGGTGTGGATGAAGACCAGATCACCCTCAGGGTCTGTGAGATGGGTCAGTATGAGCTCATACATTATGCACCATTAATTGACCAATGTGATGATTAAAGGCATTTGTTTAACACAGGCTGTGGTGCTACACATCCTGGGACTTCAGTCTTTATTGGTTTGTATAGGTTTGCATTTTTGGAAGGTTTGCCAAAACAAATGTTAATCTCACCATTTTACATGTCTGTCTGTTCTATACAGTCAGCTGTGAAACTGAGGAGGATCATTGTTCACCTGAGGAGGAGCCACATGAGGAGGAGCCACATGAGGAGGAGCCACATGAGGAGGAGTCACATGAGGAGGAAAGAAAAGGTATTTATAAAGTAATAATACAAAATGCAGATGCAGTGTCTGTGTAAACTGCTTATAATTCATGGATATGAAACATTTACACATGACTTTacatctgttgtttttgtgGTTCTTGCACAGGTCATGTTAAATTGTAATAACTCATTGTACCTTGCCATCCTACTCTGTTTGAATGTGTAAATTTACTGACATTGCAGATGGGTTCTATGTTGAGAGCCTTCTCAAAGTTGCAAGCTCCAAGAAAGTTAAAAGGTACATACAGAGTGCTTATACATCAACTTGGTCTTGCATAAGTAATAAAGATAAATTTGTATATGTAACGGATACATTTTCCTGATAATTATCATCCAGGAAATGCAGGCAAAAAACTTACCACATTCTGCAACTCCGATAATTTAAGGAATGATTGTGCTGATTTGATTGTGCAGGCACTTAGTAACAGTTGCAGAGCTACAGAGGAGATGCTCAGCCCCAGAAAACTACTCTGCCAACCTTATGGTCACATACTTGAGGAAGGCAAAACATAAGAAAAAGGAGTTAGAAGGGCAGTTGAGACAGGCAGGAGTGCAACCTTCTAAATATGCAGCAAACACTACTATGTGCTCCCGGCTGGTAGAAGGTAACATTTAGGCTTAGGGAGTACTTTCTGAGATCGTAAAAACTGTGCTTCTGTTCTGAGTACATAGTTCCTTCTTCACGTAATGTTGAAGTAATATATTTGTCAGGGAAAACATTTAGGTCAAGGACATAATTGTTTAGAATATTTTAGATGTTTAGGATATTTTAGTGTTTCAGTAAATGGATAGACAGTTTTTAATTGTTGTTGTACATTGCAGATGATTGCAAAAGTCTGGCAGAGGACCTTGGACAGCTCACAAAGCACATCCCCTTTGAAAGAATTGGGAAAAAACTGGCTGAGGGCAACAAAAACATACCATCTGCTATTGTAAAAGTTGAAGAATTGAGGTAAATTTCTTATACTTCTAGTTTCCTTATGTCTTCCATATGTTACGCACCCATGCGGCAAAAAGTACCACTGCATTTATATATACAGGCAGAAAACAGTGTGAATTGAATTTTTTGAGTACGTTTCACACTATGCAAATGATGACTTGTTCAACAAGAAGTATTT
It includes:
- the LOC143514089 gene encoding uncharacterized protein LOC143514089 isoform X1, producing MTYDWLWETANRNTGGRGYQQFVFCAKRPSWLSAICILRQTAVATEQRSREDHENYLRILQIKWNFALRPVMYDLQKLIERDDIPGHILLGHVGLFPLTVDSFRSLYGPNRISDEIMDALFHLKRKGDLDLLAITTHSMSKILGGCKRARSTYFMKTDKLQNYKRVMGPYLEGDHWTFFHCNLESKEIVYCNSFGESKERCETIRDTWELFAKRRDILGPWTVRTIPHSTQMDSVSCGVFTIMFAECVLDCKDFPNICILKKRKDLASELWAGLDRKRNYCSCGERFLPKDGVKCSACSGYFHGKCLKAKGQCVICAAGCSSTEQVNTDVCETSQKSVDEDQITLRVCEMVSCETEEDHCSPEEEPHEEEPHEEEPHEEESHEEERKDGFYVESLLKVASSKKVKRHLVTVAELQRRCSAPENYSANLMVTYLRKAKHKKKELEGQLRQAGVQPSKYAANTTMCSRLVEDDCKSLAEDLGQLTKHIPFERIGKKLAEGNKNIPSAIVKVEELSAELQEVEKTLNEHFETYNKVTHTLGPSVSHVMFSLIKQCLTAKMTALEEINRS
- the LOC143514089 gene encoding uncharacterized protein LOC143514089 isoform X2, with protein sequence MAQTEFQMRSWMPFSTLRESMSKILGGCKRARSTYFMKTDKLQNYKRVMGPYLEGDHWTFFHCNLESKEIVYCNSFGESKERCETIRDTWELFAKRRDILGPWTVRTIPHSTQMDSVSCGVFTIMFAECVLDCKDFPNICILKKRKDLASELWAGLDRKRNYCSCGERFLPKDGVKCSACSGYFHGKCLKAKGQCVICAAGCSSTEQVNTDVCETSQKSVDEDQITLRVCEMVSCETEEDHCSPEEEPHEEEPHEEEPHEEESHEEERKDGFYVESLLKVASSKKVKRHLVTVAELQRRCSAPENYSANLMVTYLRKAKHKKKELEGQLRQAGVQPSKYAANTTMCSRLVEDDCKSLAEDLGQLTKHIPFERIGKKLAEGNKNIPSAIVKVEELSAELQEVEKTLNEHFETYNKVTHTLGPSVSHVMFSLIKQCLTAKMTALEEINRS